The Flavobacterium piscisymbiosum genome includes a region encoding these proteins:
- a CDS encoding NUDIX hydrolase, translating into MDFQDFLQYVPNLIPVELPAVASHIKMAPKERIEALKNLDLKIENPRIAAVMMLFYPKEGKTHLVLIVRNAYNGVHSSQIAFPGGKYETTDSGYEETALRETHEEVGVSPEKIEVVKHFTPMYIPPSNFLVHPFLGIAKEELSFYPDIREVADIIELPLSVFLNDEIIVEATLSTSYANNILVPAFNIQNHIVWGATAMILSELRDVLKITFEENS; encoded by the coding sequence ATGGATTTTCAAGATTTTTTACAATATGTTCCTAATTTAATTCCAGTTGAACTACCGGCAGTCGCCTCACATATAAAAATGGCTCCAAAAGAGCGCATAGAAGCCTTAAAGAATTTAGATTTAAAAATAGAGAATCCAAGAATTGCTGCCGTAATGATGTTGTTTTATCCAAAAGAAGGAAAAACACATTTAGTGCTAATTGTTCGTAATGCTTATAATGGAGTTCATTCTTCGCAAATTGCTTTCCCAGGAGGAAAGTACGAAACAACCGATTCAGGTTACGAGGAAACAGCGCTGAGGGAAACTCATGAAGAAGTGGGTGTTTCTCCCGAGAAAATAGAGGTAGTAAAGCATTTTACCCCAATGTATATTCCGCCAAGTAATTTTTTGGTGCATCCATTTTTAGGCATTGCCAAAGAAGAACTTTCGTTTTATCCGGATATTAGAGAAGTAGCCGATATAATAGAATTACCTTTGTCTGTATTTTTAAACGATGAGATTATTGTCGAAGCCACATTGTCAACTTCTTATGCTAATAATATTTTAGTTCCTGCGTTTAATATTCAAAATCATATTGTTTGGGGTGCGACTGCTATGATTTTAAGTGAATTGAGAGATGTCCTGAAAATTACTTTTGAAGAAAACTCGTAA
- a CDS encoding DUF4268 domain-containing protein, with the protein MYSKEESQRIKREFWVAFAEKYPRKWVLYDTKIKDFSFKFYVDNKKAQVLIDIEQRSDEKRNAYFEKLEALKNILEEEFIKDLVFEKNYTLESGKTISRIWTEIQGVGFSNRNNWDTIFDFFFEKMNALEMFYLEYDDFIKDIDS; encoded by the coding sequence ATGTACAGTAAAGAAGAATCACAAAGAATAAAAAGAGAATTTTGGGTGGCTTTCGCCGAAAAATATCCTCGTAAATGGGTATTGTATGATACCAAGATTAAAGATTTCTCTTTTAAATTTTATGTAGACAATAAAAAAGCTCAGGTTTTAATTGACATTGAACAAAGAAGCGATGAAAAAAGAAATGCTTATTTTGAAAAATTAGAAGCTCTAAAAAATATTCTCGAAGAAGAATTTATTAAAGATTTGGTTTTCGAAAAAAATTATACTCTGGAAAGCGGAAAAACCATCAGCAGAATCTGGACTGAAATACAAGGTGTAGGTTTCAGCAATCGCAATAATTGGGATACTATTTTTGATTTCTTTTTCGAAAAAATGAATGCTCTGGAAATGTTTTACCTGGAGTATGATGACTTTATCAAGGATATTGATTCTTAG